One window of the Sphaerochaeta associata genome contains the following:
- a CDS encoding TRAP transporter small permease — protein MLTSLSAGLQTVSRYLYTVLELLAKLIFVIMVVSVSIAVVGRFVFSKSPSWTEEVGILSLVWLCFLTAAMGIRDGSHMRMTIIEYIFSPKVCNVMHRIAYVVLLVLYMLFIKIGLDAILMMSKSILPSTKLPLSVMYGSVFVSGILGLVMALAKLFDKESFKL, from the coding sequence ATGCTTACTTCGTTATCAGCCGGACTGCAAACCGTATCCCGGTATCTGTATACTGTCTTGGAGCTGCTTGCAAAGCTCATTTTCGTGATTATGGTCGTCTCGGTTTCCATAGCTGTCGTCGGCAGGTTCGTCTTCAGCAAGTCTCCGAGCTGGACCGAGGAAGTCGGTATCCTGAGCCTTGTTTGGCTCTGCTTTCTGACCGCAGCAATGGGCATACGCGATGGATCGCACATGCGCATGACAATCATCGAGTACATCTTCAGCCCCAAGGTTTGTAATGTAATGCATCGCATTGCTTATGTAGTATTGCTTGTGTTGTATATGCTGTTTATCAAAATTGGACTTGATGCAATTCTCATGATGTCAAAATCCATTCTTCCCTCAACCAAGCTCCCTTTGTCAGTCATGTACGGCTCTGTGTTCGTATCGGGGATTCTGGGACTTGTAATGGCACTTGCCAAGTTATTTGACAAGGAGAGTTTTAAATTATGA
- a CDS encoding TRAP transporter large permease has protein sequence MNVQAILLLLGSFAVLILGGIHIAYAMIASAVFTIVFLNISLIAVVTTLIDGINGFTFLAIPFFVLAGEIMAQGGISDRLIKLSNALVGWMRGGLAMVNIIASVFFGGISGSATADTASLGSILIPMMKKSGYDGEFSTAVTMASSIEGLLIPPSHNMIIYAMAAGGLSIGKLFLGGLVPGLLLALALMIFSFFVSRKRKYPKGDAFHVKNVLVSLKDSIWALMTILIVVVGVITGVFTATESAAISTVWAFIVTFFIYKEIPLKAFGGILKKALKVLSNILILIAAAGTFGFVVAYLQIPTFISDLILGVTSNKIIILLLVNLILLLLGMIMGMASIIVIMTPILLPIVTQLGMDPIQFGAIMILNCGIGLITPPVGGVLFVGSGISGIKIERLTKELLPFYLVMVLVLLMVTFIPQITMFVPNFLM, from the coding sequence ATGAATGTACAGGCAATACTCTTGCTTCTAGGATCGTTCGCTGTTCTTATCTTAGGTGGTATTCATATTGCTTATGCAATGATCGCCTCGGCGGTATTCACCATCGTGTTCCTCAATATTTCTTTAATTGCCGTGGTGACCACCCTGATCGACGGTATCAACGGGTTCACCTTTCTTGCCATCCCGTTCTTCGTACTGGCAGGGGAAATTATGGCACAAGGGGGTATCTCGGACCGCCTCATCAAGCTCTCCAATGCACTGGTAGGTTGGATGCGCGGCGGCCTTGCAATGGTGAACATCATCGCCAGTGTCTTTTTCGGCGGTATCAGCGGAAGTGCAACTGCCGATACTGCTTCATTGGGATCGATTCTCATTCCTATGATGAAGAAAAGCGGATACGACGGGGAGTTCTCCACTGCAGTCACCATGGCCAGTTCAATCGAGGGGCTTTTGATTCCACCCAGCCACAACATGATCATCTATGCCATGGCTGCAGGAGGTCTTTCCATCGGAAAACTCTTTCTGGGGGGCTTGGTTCCTGGTCTGTTGCTTGCCCTGGCGTTGATGATTTTCTCGTTCTTTGTCTCGAGAAAACGCAAATACCCCAAGGGGGATGCCTTCCATGTGAAGAATGTGCTTGTCTCGCTCAAGGACTCCATCTGGGCTCTGATGACCATCCTTATCGTAGTGGTGGGAGTTATAACAGGGGTCTTCACAGCTACAGAGTCTGCTGCAATATCAACTGTATGGGCTTTTATTGTGACCTTCTTCATTTATAAGGAGATTCCGCTGAAAGCGTTCGGAGGAATCCTGAAAAAGGCTCTGAAGGTCTTGTCCAACATTCTGATTCTTATTGCTGCTGCGGGCACTTTTGGATTTGTGGTTGCTTACCTGCAGATTCCAACTTTCATCTCAGATCTTATCCTGGGAGTCACTTCCAACAAAATCATTATACTCTTGCTTGTCAACCTGATACTCCTTCTGCTTGGTATGATCATGGGTATGGCATCGATCATAGTTATCATGACCCCGATCCTGCTCCCCATCGTAACCCAGCTTGGGATGGACCCGATTCAGTTTGGTGCCATCATGATTCTCAACTGCGGTATCGGCTTGATCACACCTCCAGTCGGCGGCGTCCTCTTTGTAGGCAGCGGTATTTCGGGTATCAAGATCGAGCGGCTCACCAAGGAGCTGCTGCCGTTCTATCTGGTCATGGTCTTGGTGCTTCTGATGGTGACCTTCATCCCTCAGATCACCATGTTCGTTCCCAATTTTCTCATGTAG